From one Desulfonatronum sp. SC1 genomic stretch:
- a CDS encoding amidohydrolase, producing MSILIKNALHEGREVDVLIQGEQIVAVGSDLPNQAETVIDAADKAIVPALINAHTHAGMTLLRGYADDIDLHTWLHEHIWPLERKLTKEDVYWGVKLACLEMIKTGTTFFCDMYWHMPGAVRAVEDMGLRAMLSLPFIDFNDSGQASKFKQRAQDFFDQKHETSHRIHYALGPHAIYTVSRDSLIWLAEFARGKNLILHIHLAETQREVEDCVAAHGTTPVRYLKEIGFLGPNVLAAHAIWLDDEEMRILAEHDVKVAHLPASNMKLCSGAFPYRRLHGLGICIGLGTDGCSSNNNLDMFEEMKFAALSRKTVTGDPTVMPAPEAWACATVNGAKIFGLNAGRIAPGMLADCLLLDLNHPQLVPNHNLISNLVYAANGDCVDTTICAGKILMQGRQVPGEREIIQEVKARVRALLQR from the coding sequence ATGAGCATACTGATCAAAAACGCCTTGCACGAAGGCCGGGAAGTCGACGTCCTGATCCAGGGCGAACAGATCGTCGCGGTGGGTTCGGACCTGCCAAATCAGGCTGAGACAGTCATCGACGCCGCGGACAAGGCCATCGTTCCCGCGCTGATCAATGCCCATACCCATGCGGGCATGACGTTGCTGCGCGGATATGCCGACGACATCGACCTGCATACGTGGCTGCATGAGCACATCTGGCCTCTGGAACGGAAGTTGACGAAGGAGGACGTCTACTGGGGCGTAAAACTGGCTTGCCTGGAAATGATTAAAACCGGGACCACGTTTTTTTGCGACATGTACTGGCATATGCCCGGCGCCGTCCGGGCCGTGGAGGACATGGGCCTGCGGGCCATGCTCTCCCTGCCATTCATCGACTTCAACGATTCGGGACAAGCATCCAAGTTCAAGCAACGGGCCCAGGATTTTTTCGACCAGAAACACGAAACCTCACACCGCATCCATTACGCCTTGGGGCCGCATGCCATCTATACCGTGTCCAGGGATTCATTGATATGGCTGGCCGAATTCGCCCGGGGCAAGAATCTGATCCTGCACATCCATTTGGCGGAAACCCAACGGGAAGTTGAGGACTGCGTGGCGGCCCACGGCACGACGCCTGTTCGTTATCTGAAGGAAATCGGCTTTCTCGGCCCGAATGTCCTCGCGGCCCATGCCATCTGGCTGGACGACGAGGAAATGCGCATCCTGGCCGAACACGACGTCAAGGTCGCCCACTTGCCCGCTTCCAACATGAAGCTCTGCTCCGGGGCCTTTCCGTATCGCCGGCTGCACGGCCTGGGAATTTGCATCGGCCTGGGCACGGACGGCTGCTCCTCCAACAACAATCTGGACATGTTCGAGGAAATGAAGTTCGCGGCCCTGAGCCGCAAAACCGTGACCGGAGACCCCACGGTCATGCCCGCGCCGGAAGCCTGGGCCTGCGCCACGGTCAACGGGGCAAAAATTTTCGGCCTGAACGCCGGACGCATCGCCCCGGGCATGCTCGCGGACTGTCTGCTGTTGGATCTGAACCACCCCCAACTCGTCCCGAACCACAACCTGATTTCCAACCTGGTCTACGCCGCCAACGGCGACTGCGTGGACACCACCATCTGCGCCGGGAAGATCCTGATGCAGGGCCGCCAGGTGCCCGGAGAACGGGAGATCATCCAGGAAGTCAAAGCCCGTGTCCGTGCTTTGCTTCAGCGGTAG
- a CDS encoding Hpt domain-containing protein codes for MSDDLLAAFIEDSKEHLESIESDIMALEDLEGAYDEELINRIFRTAHSIKGAAGFFGLNAIGSLAHKLENALHLMRDQKLRPDRPTCQILLEGFDQLNAMVNDPGSSECLDISDMLSRVQGLLTPEVKLGTETAMSLPSPKGQSIFDVDMFTLDQGLKGGKFLYHIEFDLIHDIHRKDKTPYDIIKTLQDSGLILDCKVDFDATGTLEDGFAQRIPLNVLFASIIDPDVIGMLIDVPAERIRELEKSMFQTQSPQGEKAAPPQACTLGDDSPWKMEDSQAVLLFGERFELSQIDEFRRCFLEAPPNNANLRLDMSDTRHVDAASLQALASALKTCAGLNRGLSVVIAQELREQFQKFGFAWMLENGS; via the coding sequence ATGTCTGACGATTTGTTGGCCGCATTTATCGAGGATTCCAAGGAACACCTGGAAAGCATCGAATCCGATATCATGGCTCTGGAAGACCTGGAAGGAGCCTATGATGAGGAATTGATCAACCGGATTTTTCGAACGGCCCATTCCATCAAGGGCGCGGCCGGTTTTTTCGGCTTGAACGCCATCGGTTCCCTGGCCCACAAACTGGAAAACGCCCTGCATCTGATGCGCGACCAGAAATTGCGCCCGGATCGGCCCACCTGCCAGATCCTGCTGGAAGGCTTCGATCAGCTCAACGCCATGGTCAACGACCCCGGAAGCAGCGAGTGTCTGGACATTTCCGACATGCTGTCCCGCGTTCAAGGGCTGCTCACTCCGGAGGTCAAGCTCGGCACGGAAACGGCCATGAGCCTGCCCTCGCCAAAAGGCCAATCCATTTTCGACGTGGACATGTTCACCCTGGACCAGGGGCTCAAGGGCGGCAAGTTCCTCTACCACATCGAATTCGACCTGATCCACGACATTCACCGCAAGGACAAGACGCCCTACGACATCATCAAGACCCTCCAGGACTCCGGCTTGATCCTGGACTGCAAGGTGGACTTTGATGCCACGGGTACCCTGGAGGACGGCTTTGCCCAGCGTATCCCACTGAACGTCCTGTTCGCCTCGATCATCGATCCGGATGTGATCGGGATGTTGATCGACGTTCCGGCGGAACGGATCAGGGAACTGGAAAAATCCATGTTCCAGACTCAATCTCCGCAAGGCGAAAAAGCCGCCCCCCCGCAGGCATGCACCCTGGGCGACGATTCACCCTGGAAGATGGAGGACTCTCAAGCCGTCCTGCTGTTTGGGGAGCGGTTCGAGCTGTCTCAAATTGATGAGTTTCGCCGCTGCTTTCTCGAAGCTCCGCCCAATAACGCAAATCTGCGTCTGGACATGAGCGATACCCGGCATGTGGATGCCGCAAGCCTGCAAGCCCTGGCCTCAGCCCTAAAAACCTGCGCCGGCCTGAATCGCGGCTTGTCGGTCGTCATCGCCCAAGAGCTTCGCGAGCAATTCCAAAAATTCGGCTTTGCCTGGATGCTGGAAAACGGATCATGA
- the murJ gene encoding murein biosynthesis integral membrane protein MurJ, whose amino-acid sequence MKTDFDSDSGDFDFDHDALKSREKEHPAALPSSPETCPRDPPVTEQKPPSSPASFTGRIARNASVVAAGTVASRILGFLRDMTIAFALGAGIWADAFFVAFRLPNLLRRLFAEGSLTMAFIPVFSRTWREKGSQEAFVLARSVLVWLTAILTVICVAAMIWAEPLTLLIAPGFGRDPEILAGTVTLVRICFPYILFISAVALCMGVLNSLNHFWAPAAAPCILNLGLILSALLAMAMGWDVALALAWGVCLSGLGQWMLQQPYLRRFGLSWRGPVDLKHPGVKRIGSLMLPTVFGAAVYQINILIGTLLASLLAAGSISYLYYADRLVQLPLGVFGVALSTAALPSLSLLVAGQDMEGFRRTLNTTLSMTLFVCLPSAAGLAGMSLPIIDTVFGRGAFGDDAVRATAWALVGYSVGLPAFACVRPLISAFYALEDTRSPVLVAAVCLLINVALSLVLMRPLAHVGLALAAALSSWANVLFLGAILRRRFGPWLTIGPQLTRMTLLSAALGGAALAASVLGKPALLLIPALAALYGLTALKWNIDEARMTWDLCLKLRSRYQRRPGEPT is encoded by the coding sequence TTGAAGACCGATTTCGATAGCGATAGCGGCGATTTCGATTTCGATCACGATGCATTGAAGAGTCGAGAAAAAGAACATCCCGCTGCCCTGCCCTCCTCCCCTGAAACCTGCCCCCGAGACCCTCCGGTGACCGAACAGAAGCCCCCCTCCTCTCCCGCCTCCTTCACGGGCCGCATCGCCCGCAACGCCTCCGTGGTCGCCGCGGGCACCGTGGCCAGCCGGATTCTCGGTTTTCTGCGGGACATGACCATTGCCTTCGCCCTGGGCGCGGGCATCTGGGCGGACGCTTTTTTCGTGGCCTTCCGCCTGCCCAATTTGCTGCGCAGGCTGTTTGCCGAGGGCTCCCTGACCATGGCCTTCATCCCGGTCTTTTCCCGGACCTGGCGGGAAAAAGGGAGCCAGGAGGCCTTTGTCCTGGCCAGGTCCGTGCTGGTCTGGCTGACGGCGATCCTGACGGTGATCTGCGTCGCGGCCATGATCTGGGCCGAACCGTTGACCCTGCTCATTGCCCCGGGCTTTGGCCGGGACCCGGAAATCCTGGCCGGGACCGTGACCCTGGTCCGGATCTGCTTTCCCTACATCCTGTTCATCTCCGCCGTAGCCCTGTGCATGGGCGTGCTCAACTCCCTGAACCACTTCTGGGCCCCGGCCGCGGCTCCGTGCATCCTGAACCTGGGCCTGATCCTTTCCGCCCTGCTGGCCATGGCCATGGGCTGGGACGTGGCCCTGGCCCTGGCCTGGGGTGTCTGCCTTTCCGGCCTGGGCCAGTGGATGCTTCAACAGCCCTATCTGCGCCGGTTCGGATTGTCCTGGCGCGGTCCGGTGGATCTGAAGCATCCCGGAGTCAAACGGATCGGCTCCCTGATGCTGCCCACGGTGTTCGGTGCGGCGGTCTACCAGATTAATATCCTCATCGGCACCCTGCTGGCCTCGCTGCTGGCCGCCGGGAGCATTTCCTATCTCTATTACGCGGACCGGCTGGTCCAGCTTCCCCTGGGCGTGTTCGGCGTGGCCCTGAGCACCGCGGCCCTTCCCAGCCTGTCACTGCTGGTCGCGGGGCAGGACATGGAAGGATTTCGGCGGACCCTGAACACCACCCTGAGCATGACCCTGTTCGTCTGCCTGCCCTCGGCCGCCGGTCTGGCCGGAATGAGCCTGCCGATCATCGATACGGTGTTCGGGCGCGGCGCGTTCGGGGATGACGCCGTGCGGGCCACGGCCTGGGCCCTGGTGGGCTACAGCGTCGGCCTGCCGGCCTTTGCCTGCGTCCGGCCATTGATCTCGGCATTTTACGCCCTGGAGGACACCCGCTCCCCGGTCCTGGTGGCCGCGGTTTGTCTGCTGATCAACGTGGCGTTGAGTCTGGTGCTGATGCGTCCCCTGGCCCACGTCGGCCTGGCCCTGGCCGCGGCGCTCAGTTCCTGGGCAAACGTGCTCTTTCTCGGCGCAATCCTGCGCCGCCGGTTCGGCCCCTGGTTGACCATTGGCCCGCAACTGACGCGGATGACCTTGCTCAGCGCGGCCCTGGGCGGCGCGGCCCTGGCGGCTTCCGTGCTGGGCAAGCCTGCTCTGCTGCTGATCCCGGCATTGGCGGCCCTCTACGGCCTTACCGCCTTGAAGTGGAACATCGACGAAGCCCGGATGACCTGGGACCTGTGCCTCAAACTGCGGAGCAGGTATCAACGTCGCCCCGGCGAGCCGACCTGA
- a CDS encoding PP2C family protein-serine/threonine phosphatase translates to MAHSPRDTPLVLIIDDDPTNRVVLQRILASSGFATIQAETGSEGRSHALTHCPDLILLDIMMPGESGFETLLRLKEEPVTAAVPVIFLSALDDLGSKVKGFELGAVDYVTKPFEPLEILARVRTNLKVARAYRSVIAEQAEKLRQIGEAQQSMLTKPEEHPEANFAVFYEPILEAGGDYYDVFPVSGGFGYVVADISGHDLKTSFITSGVKALLRQNASPLFTPVETLTTINNVLHDVLPPGRFLTAAYAVLNGRRDHLTVLSAGHPPPIFMGKNGEVEILRAEGDILGPFPHVFLNPISRPVAEGDRIFLYTDGLLDVNESEGHALHDDLQLLIQVCEECRSLPLAACPGHIQARILQIAKARDDVVLLAVEV, encoded by the coding sequence ATGGCCCATTCTCCACGCGACACGCCCTTGGTTTTGATCATCGACGATGATCCCACGAATCGAGTGGTGCTCCAGCGGATACTGGCTTCTTCCGGATTCGCGACGATTCAGGCCGAAACCGGTAGTGAAGGCCGAAGCCATGCCCTGACGCACTGTCCGGATTTGATCCTGCTGGACATCATGATGCCCGGCGAAAGCGGTTTTGAAACCTTGCTCCGGCTCAAGGAAGAACCGGTCACCGCCGCCGTCCCGGTCATTTTTCTCTCCGCCCTGGACGATCTCGGCTCCAAGGTCAAAGGATTTGAACTGGGCGCAGTGGACTATGTCACCAAACCTTTCGAGCCCCTGGAGATTCTGGCCCGGGTCCGGACCAACCTGAAGGTGGCGCGGGCCTATCGGAGCGTGATCGCCGAACAGGCCGAGAAGCTGCGCCAGATCGGCGAGGCCCAGCAGTCCATGCTTACCAAGCCCGAAGAGCATCCTGAAGCTAATTTCGCCGTCTTCTACGAGCCCATCCTGGAAGCCGGAGGCGACTACTACGACGTGTTCCCGGTCAGCGGAGGATTCGGCTATGTCGTCGCGGACATCAGCGGGCACGACCTGAAGACCTCCTTCATCACTTCCGGGGTCAAAGCCCTGCTGCGCCAAAACGCCAGCCCCCTGTTCACCCCCGTGGAAACACTGACCACCATCAACAACGTCCTGCACGACGTCCTTCCGCCGGGAAGATTTCTCACGGCGGCCTATGCCGTGCTCAACGGCAGGCGCGACCACCTCACGGTTCTCTCGGCCGGCCATCCACCTCCGATTTTCATGGGAAAAAATGGCGAAGTGGAAATCCTCCGCGCCGAGGGCGATATACTCGGCCCGTTCCCGCACGTCTTCCTGAACCCCATTTCCCGTCCCGTAGCCGAGGGCGACAGAATTTTTCTCTATACCGACGGTCTATTGGATGTGAATGAGAGCGAAGGCCATGCGTTACACGACGATCTCCAACTGCTGATCCAAGTCTGCGAAGAGTGTCGATCCCTGCCGTTGGCGGCCTGCCCTGGCCATATTCAGGCCCGGATATTGCAAATAGCCAAGGCCCGTGACGATGTCGTGCTGCTGGCCGTCGAGGTGTAA
- a CDS encoding ATP-binding protein — MRLELPSNLAEVDQVCHLVQGLLQDKLSTEDHFMILLCLREALTNAVIHGNRSDPEKTVTCTVAIQPELFEIVIQDQGTGFAWQNQKWELPPPTSESGRGLAIMRSYFEEIEFNKSGSQMTLRKRLEPPGAREMLQIHQDGSKIVAKATENMVGSKTDELRMEFTKLVQNDRIDLTIDLSAVDMVDSMGMGLLVATHNSLKARQGSLSLINVKPDIYNVLVVMRLDKHFTIQKTK; from the coding sequence GTGAGGTTGGAACTGCCATCCAACCTCGCGGAGGTGGATCAGGTTTGTCACTTGGTTCAAGGTCTGCTGCAGGACAAGCTTTCCACCGAGGATCATTTCATGATTCTCCTGTGTCTGCGCGAAGCCCTGACCAACGCCGTCATCCACGGCAACCGATCAGATCCGGAAAAAACCGTGACCTGCACGGTCGCCATACAGCCGGAACTCTTTGAAATCGTCATCCAGGATCAGGGCACGGGCTTTGCCTGGCAAAACCAAAAGTGGGAACTGCCCCCTCCAACCAGTGAATCCGGACGCGGCTTGGCGATCATGCGGAGTTACTTTGAAGAAATCGAATTCAACAAGAGCGGCAGCCAAATGACGCTGCGCAAGAGGCTGGAACCTCCAGGAGCAAGAGAGATGTTGCAAATACACCAAGATGGATCAAAAATCGTGGCCAAGGCCACTGAAAACATGGTCGGCTCGAAAACCGACGAGCTACGGATGGAGTTTACAAAGCTGGTTCAAAACGACCGAATCGACCTGACCATTGACCTGAGCGCCGTGGACATGGTGGATTCCATGGGCATGGGACTGCTCGTGGCCACGCACAACTCCCTGAAGGCCAGACAGGGCAGCCTCTCGCTGATCAACGTCAAGCCGGATATTTACAACGTGCTGGTCGTCATGCGCCTGGACAAACACTTCACCATTCAAAAGACCAAGTGA